From the genome of Arthrobacter alpinus, one region includes:
- the rplJ gene encoding 50S ribosomal protein L10 codes for MATPTKVAAVAEIKQDFNDSTAAVLTEYRGLTVAQLKELRVSLGQDTKFSVVKNTLTAIAAKEAGVDAFEGQLSGPTAIAFIKGDAVAAAKSLTDFAKTNKALVIKTGFFEGRSLNASEVAALAALESRELQLAKVAGILKAPMAAAVRSIDALRLKLAEDAPVEEAPAAEEAPVAEEAPAAETTEA; via the coding sequence ATGGCAACGCCAACAAAGGTGGCTGCGGTTGCAGAAATCAAGCAAGATTTCAACGATTCCACTGCAGCAGTCCTAACCGAATACCGTGGGCTCACCGTTGCACAGCTCAAAGAGCTGCGCGTTTCTCTCGGCCAGGACACCAAGTTCTCGGTTGTAAAGAACACTCTGACTGCCATTGCGGCTAAGGAAGCTGGTGTTGACGCTTTCGAAGGTCAGCTCAGCGGCCCCACCGCCATTGCATTCATCAAGGGTGACGCTGTTGCGGCAGCAAAGAGCCTGACGGATTTTGCAAAAACCAACAAGGCGCTGGTCATCAAGACCGGTTTCTTCGAAGGTAGATCTCTGAATGCCTCTGAGGTTGCCGCCCTGGCGGCCCTGGAGTCCCGCGAGCTGCAGCTGGCCAAGGTTGCAGGCATCCTCAAGGCACCGATGGCCGCCGCTGTGCGCTCCATCGACGCCCTGCGTCTCAAGCTTGCCGAAGATGCTCCCGTTGAAGAGGCTCCGGCCGCTGAGGAAGCACCCGTCGCAGAAGAGGCTCCGGCCGCTGAGACCACCGAGGCCTAA
- a CDS encoding acetyl-CoA C-acetyltransferase, with protein sequence MAVEANDVVILAGARTPQGRLNGQLASFTATELGAKAIAAALTRSGISGSDVDQVIMGHVLQAGAGQNPARQSAVGAGISWDVPAVTINKVCLSGLTAVIDAARLIRSGDATVVVAGGQESMTRAPHLLPGSRQGWTYGSIQALDVAAHDGLTDAFDGESMGLSTERGNIRLNISRTSQDEVAAASHQRAAAAQAAHVFDEEIVPVAVPQRKGNPVMLSQDEGIRANTTVETLAGLRPAFTADGAITAGNSSPLSDGAAALVLTTRGYADAHGLPWLAAVGAPGQVAGPDNSLHSQPSNAILSALTKAGWTASDLDFIEINEAFGSVAVQSLRDLQYPLAKCNIHGGAIALGHPIGTSGARLALHAAFELSRRGSGKAAVSLCGGGGQGEALLLFRDAQ encoded by the coding sequence ATGGCTGTAGAAGCAAACGATGTGGTAATCCTCGCCGGCGCCCGCACCCCGCAGGGACGCCTCAATGGACAACTGGCGAGTTTCACCGCCACTGAGCTAGGAGCCAAGGCAATTGCCGCCGCACTCACACGTTCAGGCATCAGCGGATCCGATGTGGACCAGGTCATCATGGGCCATGTCCTGCAGGCTGGTGCTGGTCAAAACCCTGCTCGCCAAAGCGCTGTCGGCGCCGGTATCAGCTGGGACGTCCCCGCAGTGACCATCAACAAGGTGTGTCTGTCGGGCCTCACGGCAGTGATCGACGCCGCTCGCCTGATTCGCAGCGGCGACGCCACCGTAGTGGTGGCTGGCGGCCAGGAGTCCATGACGCGTGCCCCCCACCTGCTCCCCGGCTCGCGGCAGGGCTGGACCTACGGCTCAATACAGGCGCTTGACGTGGCAGCGCACGACGGCCTCACCGACGCCTTCGACGGCGAGTCCATGGGCCTGTCCACCGAACGCGGCAATATCCGCCTGAACATCTCCCGCACGTCCCAGGACGAGGTTGCCGCCGCATCCCACCAGCGGGCAGCGGCAGCGCAGGCGGCACACGTATTTGACGAAGAGATCGTCCCTGTCGCGGTGCCGCAGCGCAAGGGCAATCCTGTCATGCTGAGCCAGGACGAGGGCATCAGAGCCAACACCACGGTGGAAACCCTTGCTGGTCTGCGCCCGGCGTTCACAGCCGACGGCGCCATCACGGCAGGCAATTCCTCTCCCCTCTCGGACGGCGCAGCGGCCCTGGTGTTGACCACCCGCGGTTACGCGGATGCGCACGGCCTGCCGTGGCTTGCCGCAGTAGGGGCTCCAGGCCAAGTCGCCGGACCCGACAACTCACTGCATTCACAGCCTTCCAACGCCATCCTCAGCGCCCTGACCAAAGCCGGCTGGACCGCCTCGGATCTGGACTTCATCGAGATCAACGAGGCCTTCGGGTCGGTTGCAGTCCAATCACTCAGGGACCTCCAATATCCCTTGGCGAAGTGCAATATCCACGGCGGCGCCATCGCACTGGGACACCCCATCGGCACCTCAGGCGCCAGGCTGGCCCTGCACGCCGCCTTCGAACTGAGCCGCCGAGGCTCTGGAAAAGCAGCCGTGTCGCTTTGCGGCGGCGGAGGTCAGGGGGAAGCGCTCCTGCTGTTCCGCGACGCGCAGTGA
- the rplL gene encoding 50S ribosomal protein L7/L12 codes for MAKLTNDELIAAFKELTIIELSEFVKLFEETFEVTAAAVAVAGPAGGAAEEAEEQTEFDVILEAAGDKKIAVIKEVRAITSLGLKEAKDVVDSAPKAVLEGATKEAAEKAKEALEAAGATVTLK; via the coding sequence ATGGCTAAGCTCACCAACGACGAGCTCATTGCAGCTTTCAAGGAACTGACCATCATCGAGCTCTCTGAGTTCGTCAAGCTCTTCGAAGAGACCTTCGAAGTTACCGCTGCTGCTGTTGCAGTTGCCGGTCCTGCTGGCGGCGCAGCTGAAGAAGCTGAAGAGCAGACCGAATTCGACGTTATCCTCGAAGCTGCTGGCGACAAGAAGATTGCAGTCATCAAGGAGGTGCGCGCCATCACGTCCCTCGGCCTCAAGGAAGCTAAGGACGTCGTTGACTCCGCTCCCAAGGCTGTCCTCGAAGGCGCCACCAAGGAAGCTGCTGAGAAGGCCAAGGAAGCTCTCGAAGCTGCCGGCGCCACGGTTACCCTCAAGTAA